One window from the genome of Cucumis melo cultivar AY chromosome 12, USDA_Cmelo_AY_1.0, whole genome shotgun sequence encodes:
- the LOC103497114 gene encoding 17.5 kDa class I heat shock protein-like translates to MSIIPITGQDGRVSNPSPSNILNRFPNFPFPLDLWHDFPFPSSISDPFSWGATVNTRLDWTETPNAHVLRASLPGFGSEDVLVELQDDRMLQISTESGGFVSRFKIPESGKIEELSAFMDFGVLTVFVPKDEDDRSGRDVRVVEITGE, encoded by the coding sequence ATGTCCATAATTCCAATCACCGGTCAAGACGGCCGTGTTTCCAACCCTTCCCCTTCGAACATCCTCAATCGCTTCCCAAATTTCCCCTTCCCTCTAGATCTATGGCACGATTTCCCTTTCCCTTCCTCAATCTCCGATCCCTTCTCTTGGGGAGCCACCGTCAACACTCGCCTCGATTGGACTGAGACCCCTAACGCTCACGTCCTCAGAGCTTCCCTTCCCGGCTTTGGCAGTGAAGACGTTCTCGTCGAGCTTCAGGATGATCGGATGCTTCAGATCAGCACTGAAAGCGGTGGTTTTGTTAGTAGATTCAAGATTCCGGAGAGTGGGAAAATTGAGGAGTTGAGTGCGTTTATGGATTTTGGGGTTCTCACCGTGTTTGTTCCTAAAGACGAAGATGATCGGAGTGGACGCGATGTACGAGTGGTGGAGATTACTGGGGAGTAG
- the LOC103497112 gene encoding 18.5 kDa class I heat shock protein-like gives MSMIPSFFGGRRSSVFDPFATFDLSDPFDFHFPSSISSHFPEIARETSAIVNARVDWKETPEAHVLKADLPGLKKEEVKVEIEDGKVIQISGERSVEKEDKNEKWHRMERSSGKFKRRFRMPEDVKMEEIRASMENGVLTVTVPKAEEKKADVKSVEISG, from the coding sequence ATGTCGATGATTCCAAGCTTTTTCGGTGGCCGACGGAGCAGCGTCTTCGATCCATTTGCCACGTTCGACCTCTCGGATCCATTCGATTTtcactttccttcttcaatctcATCTCACTTTCCCGAAATCGCTCGAGAAACTTCAGCTATAGTGAACGCTCGTGTAGATTGGAAGGAGACGCCGGAGGCTCATGTTCTGAAAGCCGATCTGCCTGGACTGAAGAAGGAGGAAGTGAAAGTGGAGATCGAAGACGGAAAAGTGATTCAGATTAGCGGCGAGCGGAGCGTAGAGAAAGAGGATAAGAACGAGAAATGGCATCGAATGGAGCGAAGCAGTGGAAAGTTTAAGAGGAGATTTAGGATGCCGGAGGATGTGAAAATGGAGGAAATTAGGGCATCAATGGAGAACGGAGTTCTAACTGTGACGGTGCCTAAGGCGGAAGAAAAGAAGGCGGATGTGAAGTCTGTTGAGATTTCCGGCTAA
- the LOC103497113 gene encoding UDP-glucose iridoid glucosyltransferase-like, whose amino-acid sequence MEKAKQTEIPKQRRIVLVPCPYQGHITPMLQLATFLHTVAGFSITIAHTRFNSPNASNFPHFQFVYLDDGIAAQEAIPTDLIAVLLELNVNCRDSFEAEMCKLMAAEAEDSSEVIAGVIHDEIMFFCEEIASDLKLRSFILRTTSAATSLARMALVRLNDDGMDPIPKLHPLRFKDLPISLTADFTKYSRLMKKTYNMETPTTAKAIIWNTMEWLEDSIMAKIRNKSTVPIFPIGPLHRIISAQTSVLKEDFNCLSWLDEQADNVVIYVAMGSIASLNEKAFGEMAWGLANSQQPFLWVVQPGAIHGSEWIEALPKGFREAIGGRGYIVKWAPQKQVLAHRAVGGFWSHCGWNSSMESLSEGVPMLCSPCFGDQKVNARYLSYVWRVGIQLENGLEREEIEKGIRRLMVGEESKEMRERAKNFKEKIEAYVLKVEDQGYSHTYLTELVSLLCSS is encoded by the exons ATGGAGAAAGCTAAACAAACGGAAATTCCAAAACAACGGCGTATAGTCTTGGTCCCATGTCCGTACCAAGGCCATATAACTCCGATGCTTCAACTCGCTACTTTCCTCCACACCGTCGCCGGTTTCTCCATTACAATCGCTCACACTCGCTTCAACTCTCCCAATGCTTCTAACTTCCCGCATTTTCAATTCGTTTATTTGGACGATGGAATCGCAGCGCAGGAAGCGATTCCGACGGATTTGATTGCGGTTCTATTGGAACTCAATGTTAATTGCAGAGATAGTTTCGAAGCTGAAATGTGCAAACTGATGGCAGCTGAGGCGGAGGATTCTAGTGAGGTCATCGCCGGTGTTATTCATGATGAGATCATGTTCTTCTGTGAAGAAATTGCTAGTGATTTGAAGCTGAGGAGCTTTATTTTGCGAACTACCTCTGCTGCTACTTCTTTGGCTCGAATGGCTCTTGTTCGCCTCAATGATGATGGGATG GATCCAATACCAAAGTTGCATCCCTTGAGATTCAAAGATCTCCCAATCTCACTAACAGCAGACTTCACCAAATACTCAAGATTGATGAAAAAGACGTACAATATGGAAACACCCACCACAGCCAAGGCCATCATCTGGAACACTATGGAATGGCTCGAAGATTCAATCATGGCTAAAATCAGAAACAAATCCACAGTCCCAATCTTTCCCATCGGGCCTTTACATCGAATTATCTCTGCACAAACGAGTGTACTCAAAGAGGATTTCAACTGTTTATCATGGCTCGACGAGCAAGCAGACAATGTTGTTATCTATGTCGCCATGGGGAGCATAGCTTCATTGAATGAGAAGGCATTTGGAGAAATGGCATGGGGGCTAGCCAACAGCCAGCAACCATTCTTGTGGGTGGTTCAACCAGGAGCAATTCATGGCTCAGAGTGGATCGAGGCATTGCCTAAAGGTTTTCGAGAGGCAATTGGAGGGAGAGGATATATTGTGAAATGGGCTCCTCAGAAACAAGTGTTGGCACATAGGGCTGTTGGGGGATTTTGGAGCCATTGTGGATGGAATTCTAGTATGGAAAGTTTGAGTGAGGGAGTTCCTATGTTGTGTAGTCCATGTTTTGGGGATCAGAAAGTGAATGCAAGGTATCTAAGCTATGTTTGGAGGGTGGGGATTCAGTTGGAAAATGGGTTGGAGagagaagaaattgaaaagGGAATTAGAAGACTAATGGTGGGAGAAGAAAGTAAAGAGATGAGAGAAAGAGCCAAGAATTTCAAGGAGAAAATTGAAGCCTATGTCCTTAAGGTAGAAGATCAAGGCTACTCACACACTTACTTGACAGAGCTTGTTAGCCTACTATGTTCGTCTTGA